GCTCCACGTCCCGACTGCCGGAAAAAGCCACCGTTCAACATGAAATCACCTTCTTCCGATCTCCAGTTACAGTTCCACTTCGACAAATTGCATACATTTCCCAGTGAGTATAGTCATTGTTCACCACATGAAAATACCCAAGCCTACGCCTAGGCATCCTTTGAACCAGCTCTTCTCCAAAATGATTAAAAGCAATAGTTACCGGCATATTCTTATCCTGCGCAAACGTATCACTATGTCCTAACAACATCACCTTATCACGATGCGTGAAATAATTATTCGAAATCGTGACCGCGGTCGACACACGATTCACATCGATCAGCCCGTCGTTACAGTTTGACAACGAGCAATGGTCGATCCAGATGTTTTTCCCGGCTAAAATGGCGATCCCATCTCCATCATAAACCTCCCAATGCCCTGCATGCTGCGGGAAATCTCCGATGATCCCATCCCCAGCTTTCGTGGGTTCACCGGATCATCATGCCGGTATCAGTGACGACATAGATGCAGCCGCCTCTGCCACTAGATGCATTCTTGCCGAAGCCAATAGCACAGTCGGCTAAACGCTGGCCGTTGTTTGAGAGTGGAACTCGCAGCAATGACTTAAATGGGGGAGGAATGCTTGTGTTTTTCCACCTGCTGCGGAAGAGACTTTTGTCTTTAAAGTGCAAGTCCCGTAATTATGTTTCGTAATATTATAACATAgcctttttttttcattttcataacTCAAGTCATTCAAAGATTGAAGGTGTTTATTTACACGCCCTTTGTCATATCGGCTACACTCTTTCTACATGTGAGAGTCCTTGATAATAATGACAGGCCCCACCAATGCGAATATGGTTGATTTCTCGTTGGGCCGTAAAATCCTAAATTTAACATTATGAACATGTCTCCAACAAGGGCTTTTTGCAAAAAACCAAGTGTGAAAATAAGTCCAAGAGCTTCATAATCAACTGTCAATTCTCATTAATATGAAAATAGACTTGCTCGATATTGTGTAACCGGAAATCCAAAAACTTTTTAAATCAGGTCAACGCTTTTGTTTCATATGTCGTGACCAAATTTTAGCATTTGAATTCCGAGTGAAATTTGAGAGCTCGATGATATTATCTAATAAATTTAGGATATAGTTGAGACATAGACCAAACCCTATCAAATTAATAGTCGAGTGTATGTTACAATTTAGTAACTGGACTGGACTGCTGCTACCACCGACGGCAGACTTCATCCAAGAGGAAATCCAGATAACGCACCATCTACAAAATTCCACCCAATCATGTAAACCCACGTGTCAAAAGAAAGCAgctcatcatcttcttcttgATTGCTCTGCCGATAGTGGTCCCCACCCGCTTTTCACTTTTTCGTGACCTCCATTAGATACTTCTCCTTTCCCTATAATTCCACACTCGGCCAACTGTGTGCAGCAACAACACTCCCTCCATGAACAGAAAACGACGCCCCACAGCTAGAAAGTCCAGGACTAAGGCCAAGAAACCGAAATTCCTCAGCCTCCGCCTCCAGTTTCCGGCCGAGGAAGTTCTGAAAACCAGCCGGATCGTTGAAACGCGTGCAGCGGGTGCCTCCGCCGCAGGATCCGTGGAAGTCATTACCACCACCTCTCCCCCCGCTGATAGTGAATCCCACGGGCTCAACTTATTCCCGCTGCACCCGGGGAATCAACTTCAAGACAAAGAGAGTGCCCAAGATCAAGAGAACGTCGCGTACTTCTTCTCCAACACAGACGGCGGCGAAACCTCCCTCACCGGACTTCTCGATGATTCCGCCGATACCCCCTCCATCTCATCCCACACCACAATCAACAACAGTGACAGGTACGTAATGGCTCGCGTTTTGGAATCCTCAAAGTACTTACGGATTTTAAAGTTTGAGAATTTCTTGATTTGTGGTTTCAGACAAGATGATCTGTCCCCGTCATCGGCCTACGGCGGTCCCGAGAGCAGAGACGGGTCGGCGGCGCTTGTACGCAACGCGATGAAGAACAGGGAGCGGGACTCCAGCGAGGAGAAGTGGGTGTGCTACTCGGAGGTTGTGGAGAGGAAGAATATAAAGGAGGAAGAGGTGACCAGCTCCGCCGCGGATCCGCGGCTGAGCGATGATCGGGCGGCGATCCAAGGGCTTTCGTTGAAGCTGGATTATCAAGAAATCTTGAAGGCATGGTCCAATAAAGGCCCGCTTTATGTGGATTCGGAGAGTTCCCAGATCGTCCCCAACATGTCCGATGATTTTCTCTTGCAAGAGTCGTCATATAACGTAAGATTATTATTTTACCTTTACTATGtacttaatttattaattaaatacatactacatgttaattttttattaaatttgaattaaatgtAACTAAGGATGAGtattaaattgatttttaatctttttgtgaaagaaagaaagaaagaaagaaaaaaggtTGAGACCTTTATAGAAATGGTTTCGAGCTTTGgtactattttaattattctTTTCTACATACAACAAAGACCACGTGCTTTTGACCATACACAATGGAATTATTAGATATGTTATGTAAGATTTTTATATTTAGACTAGATGATTTGGATTTAGAATTGGAATTGGATCTCGGCccttatttaatataaaagaaCAACATGAATtatcaataatattttaaagtaggAGGTCAATTATTGAAAAAGATGGGGCTGATGCTAGTTGGATCAACAAGGAATCTTTGGAGTGTAGTCTTTTTGGGGGGCCATCTTTTTTAATCGGGGGCCCTTTTTGCCTCTGCCCCGAATTAATTGATGAATGCTTCTGGAGTCTTCCACCGGAATCCGGTTCGATTTAGTCTTCTTATGTTGTATTGTATGATTAGCAGGTGATGATGGGGTGGGCATGTAACGAGGTGAAGATGGGATTGTGGACAGTGCCGGAAATGGGACAAAGGGAAGCGAGTGTGTTGAGGTACAAGGAGAAGAGGCGGAATAGgcttttctccaagaaaatacGTTACCAAGTCCGAAAGCTCAATGCCGAGAAACGCCCTCGTCTCAAGGTAATTGGTTATCCCTTGCCTTGGGACAAAACTACATCAGCATTTctctaaaataaattataagacCACAATCTTAATTATCTTTTACTCATAATGATATCTAAAatctaaattaattatttattttatttgcaggGTAGGTTCGTGAAGAGAAGTTGAACcctattttctctcttttttttgtttaaaaaaaatgaactgtgtaaataataaaagattaTTTCTGTCTGGTGAACGAACGAGGATAGATTACTAAATTATTACCACACGTCGTCGCTATCGTTATATTGATGTCTGATTTAGAAATTACATTCCCTACGTCAACATtgtcatatatttttttctttcctttttcacTGTCCGATTGCTTTTTAAGGTTTACTTAATTTGATTTGTTTTAGGTAGGTGATTGGAAAATAGTTTTGATTAAAGTTGTATATGCattttgtagtgacccgttccagaatcacctactaatcaaaaactaagcatgcaattaacctaattaacaataatcagagataacagcggaaaagtcaacaaaaatagttatacaacccaatcgaaatcgaagtctagactaactcaaaatgaaatatccaatacaaccatatcgaatcaaaacaataccgataaactaaaccaaccagctactcaacgtcctcctcctgctcctcctgagctgtccaatctgaggcctgccccgtgggaatgtggtgtccaagaataaacaaaaccgaggacgtgagcgataagaacgcccagtacaaa
This is a stretch of genomic DNA from Primulina eburnea isolate SZY01 chromosome 11, ASM2296580v1, whole genome shotgun sequence. It encodes these proteins:
- the LOC140806346 gene encoding uncharacterized protein isoform X2: MNRKRRPTARKSRTKAKKPKFLSLRLQFPAEEVLKTSRIVETRAAGASAAGSVEVITTTSPPADSESHGLNLFPLHPGNQLQDKESAQDQENVAYFFSNTDGGETSLTGLLDDSADTPSISSHTTINNSDRQDDLSPSSAYGGPESRDGSAALVRNAMKNRERDSSEEKWVCYSEVVERKNIKEEEVTSSAADPRLSDDRAAIQGLSLKLDYQEILKAWSNKGPLYVDSESSQIVPNMSDDFLLQESSYNVMMGWACNEVKMGLWTVPEMGQREASVLRYKEKRRNRLFSKKIRYQVRKLNAEKRPRLKGRFVKRS
- the LOC140806346 gene encoding uncharacterized protein isoform X1, with protein sequence MNRKRRPTARKSRTKAKKPKFLSLRLQFPAEEVLKTSRIVETRAAGASAAGSVEVITTTSPPADSESHGLNLFPLHPGNQLQDKESAQDQENVAYFFSNTDGGETSLTGLLDDSADTPSISSHTTINNSDRQDDLSPSSAYGGPESRDGSAALVRNAMKNRERDSSEEKWVCYSEVVERKNIKEEEVTSSAADPRLSDDRAAIQGLSLKLDYQEILKAWSNKGPLYVDSESSQIVPNMSDDFLLQESSYNQVMMGWACNEVKMGLWTVPEMGQREASVLRYKEKRRNRLFSKKIRYQVRKLNAEKRPRLKGRFVKRS